In Micromonospora sp. WMMD980, the following are encoded in one genomic region:
- a CDS encoding AAA domain-containing protein: MLATGRKALLIGVERYEDGRFAALPSCRADVSAMHQVLRHPAIGSFDMVTALPDPSAAEMRRGIYEFLEDAGPGDLVLLYISGHGTRLRHSSGEFFFVARDTDHDRLEETAVSASFVNEQLEACRAPQKVTIIDACESGGFAVGLRTRDAKGSSSEQAPLQSRGVYVLSSSGVGEASYSGPTTDAGPQPSVFTGEIVRALQDGEADHDGDGKISVVDLFHHVSARVRSQERGSRQVPVYSAIGVNSKIVIADVIAGGAVRLDAAPTDPVARPSPTARKNPVQPPTWERLLDYYQRCLQVETQETPLLRIGEVGDRFVCLPGRERFLSGGSADSDQLILDAETAAWVRRVAESDDELWAGYPAVLLYGPPDRPWREPRFAPLVVRRVEIVADATGLRLEPVGPAQPHRGLAREHLGPDQARHLAETYYASWHAGGYAQMAKDMRELLRGEFELPMVEELRPEHLAATIDQRTPTAGARNVAVLYRVSRREEAVANLMKDLAHLRGRTADFGGTALAGLWSPEPADVPGSSGEPPLLAAPLACNEAQQEVIVSALMARLTVATGPPGSGKSQLVANAVATAVLHNQKVLVASTNNTAVDEVWRRCQELVPGLLVRTGSRAGQINYAENETTELIELAGVGPADRNRATARMALVEEAHRVARIRARLADVADRERVLLGLAQDRDQLAAALGRPVDDLAEDLGDVSDLLRWQRRARRCADARILARWRRTRLLRTAQLSGEPSAETCQALADFADAQQRWLELRSTDREMRDDATLAAEVAAAEVALHTASLAAIDTTVRSNARNGRQQILALLQAKQAAGSDWPEVKRALSAVRGWAVSSLAVRRFPTEAALFDLVVIDEASQCSIPQILPLLFRARRALVIGDPMQLRHIAAITPDREAEARRTAGLAGDWLDQRHLAYRRHSAFHALEHAAGGSRLLDEHYRCHPQIAEVVNRLFYGGQLTVLTDTKNRRGLDRGPIMWAPVQGEPRRPRNGGSWVNLLEAEKVNDCVRYLLQQLPDEATVGVVTPYKAQADQIARQWIDEPRVRVGTVHTFQGGERDVIVLSLVAGASMPGGSVAWLEAERNLWNVAISRARAHLIVVGDRAFWTSRQGAGAELAAVNAAADGPAADDDPLLQRLYARLSGIPGASVELAVTVHGHPCDALVKIDGDSKAVLLDRPAPTIDPARHLRLQYRRLELLTPPHNAVRLPAWQLYDTASSLLTPGPPEVSTV, from the coding sequence GTGCTCGCTACGGGCCGCAAAGCGCTGTTGATCGGAGTTGAGCGCTACGAGGACGGCCGGTTCGCCGCCTTGCCGTCGTGCCGAGCCGACGTGTCGGCGATGCACCAGGTGTTGCGCCACCCAGCAATTGGCAGCTTCGACATGGTGACCGCACTGCCCGACCCGAGCGCCGCAGAGATGCGCCGGGGCATCTACGAGTTCTTGGAGGACGCCGGCCCGGGAGATCTGGTTCTGCTGTACATCAGCGGGCACGGTACCCGGCTGCGACACAGCTCGGGAGAGTTCTTCTTCGTCGCCCGGGACACGGACCACGACCGCCTGGAGGAGACGGCAGTCTCAGCCAGCTTTGTCAACGAGCAGCTAGAGGCGTGCCGGGCACCGCAAAAGGTGACGATCATCGATGCTTGTGAGAGCGGTGGCTTCGCGGTCGGCCTGCGGACGCGGGACGCCAAGGGCTCGTCATCCGAGCAGGCGCCGCTGCAAAGTCGCGGAGTATACGTGCTGTCCTCGTCCGGCGTGGGCGAGGCTTCCTACAGCGGCCCGACGACTGACGCCGGCCCCCAGCCGTCAGTGTTCACCGGCGAGATCGTCCGGGCACTTCAGGATGGCGAAGCCGATCATGACGGCGACGGAAAGATCTCCGTCGTGGACCTGTTCCACCACGTCTCCGCACGCGTCCGCAGCCAGGAACGCGGCAGTCGACAGGTCCCGGTGTACTCGGCCATCGGGGTCAACTCCAAAATCGTCATCGCGGACGTGATCGCGGGTGGCGCCGTCCGGCTCGACGCGGCGCCGACCGACCCGGTCGCGCGCCCATCGCCCACCGCCCGCAAGAATCCCGTCCAGCCACCCACCTGGGAACGTCTCCTCGACTATTACCAGCGCTGCCTCCAAGTTGAGACGCAGGAAACTCCGCTCCTTCGGATCGGCGAGGTGGGGGACCGATTCGTGTGCCTCCCCGGCCGGGAACGCTTCCTGTCCGGCGGCTCCGCCGACAGCGATCAGCTGATTCTGGACGCCGAAACGGCCGCGTGGGTTCGGCGTGTTGCGGAGTCGGATGACGAGTTGTGGGCCGGTTATCCCGCCGTGCTGTTGTACGGGCCACCGGACCGCCCTTGGCGGGAGCCGCGGTTCGCCCCGCTCGTGGTGCGCCGGGTGGAGATCGTGGCCGACGCCACCGGGCTGCGACTGGAACCGGTCGGCCCGGCCCAACCACATCGCGGCCTGGCCCGCGAACATCTTGGCCCCGACCAGGCCCGACACCTGGCGGAGACGTACTACGCCAGCTGGCATGCCGGCGGATACGCCCAGATGGCCAAAGACATGCGCGAGCTGCTCCGCGGCGAGTTCGAGTTGCCCATGGTCGAGGAACTACGGCCAGAGCACCTGGCGGCCACGATCGATCAACGTACGCCGACCGCCGGGGCACGCAACGTCGCTGTGCTATATCGGGTGTCCCGCCGTGAGGAGGCAGTAGCCAACTTGATGAAGGACCTGGCTCACCTGCGTGGTAGAACCGCGGACTTCGGCGGTACGGCGCTGGCCGGGCTGTGGTCGCCGGAACCGGCCGACGTGCCGGGAAGTTCGGGCGAACCGCCGCTGCTGGCCGCTCCACTGGCGTGCAACGAGGCACAGCAGGAGGTCATCGTTTCGGCGCTGATGGCGCGGCTGACCGTGGCCACCGGCCCACCCGGCAGCGGCAAGAGCCAACTGGTCGCCAACGCGGTGGCCACGGCGGTCCTCCACAATCAGAAAGTCCTGGTCGCGTCCACGAATAACACCGCGGTGGACGAGGTTTGGCGCCGGTGTCAAGAGTTGGTACCCGGCCTGTTGGTACGTACGGGCAGCCGAGCCGGACAGATCAACTACGCGGAAAACGAGACCACCGAATTGATCGAGTTGGCCGGTGTTGGCCCGGCGGACCGCAACCGAGCAACTGCGCGGATGGCGCTCGTCGAAGAGGCGCACCGGGTGGCACGGATTCGCGCGCGGCTCGCCGACGTGGCGGACCGAGAGCGGGTGCTGCTGGGGTTGGCGCAAGACCGGGACCAGCTGGCCGCCGCGTTGGGCCGCCCGGTGGACGATCTCGCTGAGGACTTGGGCGACGTTTCCGACCTGCTCCGGTGGCAACGACGAGCCCGACGCTGTGCGGATGCCCGAATACTCGCGCGATGGCGGCGGACCCGATTGCTCCGAACTGCGCAGCTTTCGGGCGAGCCGAGCGCCGAGACCTGCCAGGCGCTGGCTGATTTCGCTGATGCCCAACAACGCTGGCTCGAGCTGCGCAGCACCGATCGGGAGATGCGCGACGACGCGACGCTCGCCGCCGAGGTTGCGGCGGCCGAAGTGGCCCTGCATACCGCGTCGCTTGCCGCGATCGACACCACCGTCCGAAGTAACGCCCGGAACGGTCGGCAGCAGATCCTCGCCCTGCTCCAGGCCAAACAGGCCGCCGGCAGTGACTGGCCGGAGGTCAAGCGGGCCCTGTCGGCGGTACGCGGTTGGGCCGTGAGCAGCTTGGCGGTGCGACGGTTCCCCACTGAGGCGGCGCTATTCGACCTGGTTGTCATCGACGAGGCCAGCCAATGCTCGATACCGCAGATACTGCCGCTGCTGTTCCGAGCCCGTCGCGCCCTCGTGATCGGTGATCCGATGCAGTTGCGGCACATCGCCGCGATCACTCCCGACCGGGAGGCGGAGGCCCGACGCACCGCAGGGCTGGCAGGCGATTGGCTCGACCAGCGTCATCTGGCCTACCGTCGGCACTCCGCGTTCCACGCCTTAGAGCACGCCGCGGGTGGCAGCCGGCTGCTCGACGAACACTATCGGTGTCACCCCCAGATCGCCGAGGTGGTGAACAGGCTCTTCTACGGCGGCCAGCTCACCGTCCTGACCGACACCAAGAATCGGCGCGGGCTCGATCGTGGTCCGATCATGTGGGCGCCGGTCCAGGGGGAGCCGCGGCGCCCGCGGAACGGCGGATCGTGGGTTAACCTCCTCGAGGCAGAGAAGGTTAACGACTGCGTCCGATACTTGCTTCAGCAGTTGCCGGACGAGGCGACGGTAGGAGTGGTGACCCCCTACAAGGCGCAAGCCGACCAGATCGCCCGACAGTGGATCGACGAGCCGCGGGTGCGGGTCGGCACCGTGCACACATTTCAGGGCGGCGAACGCGATGTGATCGTTCTGTCCCTGGTCGCCGGAGCCTCGATGCCTGGCGGCAGCGTCGCATGGCTGGAAGCAGAGCGGAACCTCTGGAATGTGGCGATCAGCCGGGCGCGTGCCCACCTGATCGTCGTGGGCGACCGTGCATTCTGGACGTCCCGTCAGGGCGCCGGAGCCGAACTCGCCGCGGTCAACGCCGCGGCCGACGGACCGGCTGCCGATGATGACCCGTTGCTCCAACGCCTCTACGCGCGGCTGAGCGGGATACCGGGTGCCAGCGTCGAACTCGCCGTGACCGTGCACGGGCATCCATGCGATGCCCTGGTGAAGATCGACGGCGACTCGAAGGCCGTCCTGCTCGATCGGCCCGCCCCGACTATCGATCCCGCACGACACCTCCGCCTTCAGTATCGGCGCCTCGAGCTGCTCACTCCGCCCCACAACGCCGTTCGTCTTCCGGCGTGGCAGCTGTACGACACCGCCTCGAGTCTCCTCACCCCCGGCCCCCCGGAGGTGTCGACCGTTTAG
- a CDS encoding DEAD/DEAH box helicase: MGRLVLTADEAAVCEAVGVRSFVQARSLVASGALAEVSWDPRYGRGRAAVQGERSGWATVSVVVGADGALKSVSGMCTCSAAPVCAHPAALALIVCTSEASRPELASSWELALAGLVSLDSPAVVPGFAELALQFELEDGDGRGRWRIALRPVVPGKRGWIRSGVSWGTLGFGYVPDSPHTQHHVNLLTELLALADDEGSDPYAYRYYGSGQRVVYLDEFRSRRVWDVLAEAREAGLPLVQSGRAASPVQVSAGPVRFSVRADRVAAGLRLRPALSDDAGTIDPEKLIVVGRPAHGVAWWGTTGPGSSTDPGTLRLAPLARPLHSRAMEALAAPGIVVPAAEEPRFLRQYYPGLVRQVEVVPADETVGLPELGKATLTLSVRPLPDHRMSLFWEWVAVVGSERQVEPLHAGVHDGSDRTATLQRVTALLADPAYGLTEPFPAGRRLLEHAVVADDAMLRLVRDVLPRLVEMDGVDVVVKPHDDVPEYVETQEAPVVSFAGATGGSAGTQDWFDLSVRVTVDGEEVGFEGLFLALAAEQEFMILPSGRYFRLEQPEFRQLRDLIAESCELEDAPPVVLRVGRFQAGLWQELSELGEVTGQAAVWQESVRALSDVEAGPADPPPVGLDATLRPYQLEGFRWLATLHRHDLGGVLADDMGLGKTLQALALICRAVEHAPAGAPFLVVAPASVVSNWTHEAARFAPHLTVTPIVQTGARRSGTLEQAVTGSHVVVTSYTLFRIENDDYAALPWTGLILDEAQFVKNAQSQTYRCAKQLPAAFKLAITGTPMENNLAELWALLSITAPGLLPRLDRFTDYYRRPIEKDHDEERLAQLRRRIRPLMLRRRKAEVVTELPVKLEQVIELDLNPKHRRMYQTYLQRERQKVLGLLGDMQKNRFEIFRSLTLLRQASLDLTLVDPKHHAIASTKLDALCDRVTNLAAEGHRVLIFSQFTRFLAAARQRLEEAGVACCYLDGKTRRRAEVIADFKNGTAPAFLVSLKSGGFGLNLTEADYCILLDPWWNPATEAQAVDRVHRIGQTRKVMVYRLVAKDTIEEKVMALQARKAELFSSVLDGGEFATAELTAADIRSLLD; this comes from the coding sequence GTGGGACGGCTGGTGCTGACGGCTGATGAGGCGGCGGTGTGTGAGGCCGTCGGGGTCAGATCGTTCGTGCAGGCTCGTTCACTGGTGGCGAGCGGCGCGCTGGCCGAGGTGAGCTGGGACCCGCGCTACGGCCGCGGGCGGGCCGCCGTACAGGGCGAGAGATCTGGTTGGGCGACGGTGTCGGTCGTCGTCGGCGCCGACGGTGCGCTCAAGAGCGTCAGTGGAATGTGCACGTGCTCGGCAGCTCCGGTGTGCGCGCATCCGGCTGCCTTGGCGTTGATCGTCTGCACCTCCGAGGCGTCCAGACCGGAGCTGGCGTCGTCGTGGGAGTTGGCGTTGGCTGGTCTGGTCAGCCTGGACAGCCCGGCCGTCGTACCAGGTTTTGCAGAACTGGCGTTGCAGTTCGAGCTTGAGGACGGTGACGGCCGGGGAAGGTGGCGGATCGCGCTCCGGCCGGTCGTGCCGGGCAAGAGGGGCTGGATCCGGAGCGGTGTCTCGTGGGGGACCCTCGGCTTCGGGTACGTTCCCGATTCACCGCACACGCAGCATCACGTCAATCTCTTGACGGAGTTGCTCGCGCTGGCGGACGACGAAGGAAGCGACCCGTACGCATACCGCTACTACGGCTCGGGCCAGCGCGTCGTGTATCTGGATGAGTTCCGTAGCCGGCGGGTGTGGGACGTTCTGGCCGAGGCGCGGGAGGCGGGGCTGCCGCTGGTGCAGAGCGGCCGGGCTGCGTCACCGGTTCAGGTCTCGGCAGGGCCGGTGCGATTTTCCGTGCGGGCCGATCGAGTCGCTGCGGGCCTGCGGCTCCGTCCGGCCCTGAGCGACGATGCGGGGACGATCGATCCCGAGAAGCTGATCGTGGTCGGGCGGCCGGCGCACGGCGTTGCCTGGTGGGGTACGACGGGGCCGGGTTCCTCGACCGATCCGGGTACCCTGCGGCTCGCGCCCCTGGCGAGACCCCTGCATTCGCGGGCCATGGAGGCGCTTGCTGCGCCAGGGATCGTCGTTCCCGCCGCCGAAGAGCCTCGATTCCTGCGGCAGTACTATCCGGGGCTCGTTCGTCAGGTCGAGGTGGTGCCGGCCGACGAGACGGTGGGCCTGCCTGAGCTCGGGAAGGCGACGCTGACGCTGTCGGTGCGGCCGCTACCGGATCACCGTATGTCGTTGTTCTGGGAGTGGGTCGCCGTCGTCGGTTCGGAACGCCAGGTGGAGCCGCTGCACGCCGGTGTGCACGACGGCTCCGACCGGACCGCGACGCTGCAACGCGTCACGGCCCTGCTGGCGGACCCGGCGTACGGGCTGACCGAGCCGTTTCCTGCCGGACGGCGGCTGCTGGAGCACGCCGTCGTCGCCGACGACGCGATGCTGCGGCTCGTACGCGACGTGCTTCCCCGACTCGTCGAGATGGACGGCGTTGACGTGGTCGTCAAGCCGCATGACGACGTTCCGGAGTATGTCGAGACGCAGGAAGCCCCGGTCGTTTCGTTTGCGGGCGCGACCGGGGGCAGCGCCGGCACGCAGGACTGGTTCGACCTGTCCGTCCGGGTCACCGTCGATGGTGAGGAGGTCGGCTTCGAAGGGCTGTTCCTCGCGCTCGCCGCGGAACAGGAGTTCATGATCCTGCCCAGCGGTCGCTATTTCCGGTTGGAGCAGCCAGAGTTCCGGCAGCTGCGCGACCTGATAGCGGAGTCCTGTGAGTTGGAGGATGCCCCGCCCGTTGTGTTGCGGGTCGGACGCTTTCAGGCGGGGCTGTGGCAGGAGTTGTCCGAGTTGGGCGAGGTCACCGGTCAGGCGGCGGTCTGGCAGGAGTCGGTGCGCGCGCTCAGCGACGTCGAGGCGGGTCCCGCCGATCCGCCACCGGTGGGGCTGGACGCTACCCTCCGGCCGTACCAGCTGGAAGGCTTCCGGTGGCTCGCCACCCTGCACCGGCATGATCTCGGCGGGGTGCTGGCCGACGACATGGGGCTGGGTAAGACGTTGCAGGCGCTGGCCCTGATCTGCCGCGCGGTCGAGCATGCGCCCGCCGGTGCCCCGTTCCTGGTGGTCGCCCCCGCCAGTGTCGTCAGCAACTGGACGCACGAGGCGGCGCGCTTCGCCCCGCATCTCACCGTCACGCCCATCGTTCAGACCGGCGCGCGTCGGTCCGGCACGCTGGAACAAGCGGTCACCGGATCGCACGTCGTGGTCACGTCGTACACCCTGTTCCGGATCGAGAACGACGACTACGCGGCGTTGCCGTGGACCGGACTGATCCTCGACGAGGCGCAGTTCGTCAAAAACGCTCAGTCGCAGACGTACCGGTGCGCGAAGCAGTTGCCAGCCGCCTTCAAGCTCGCGATCACCGGCACACCGATGGAGAACAACCTGGCCGAGCTCTGGGCCCTGCTCTCCATCACCGCGCCCGGCCTGCTGCCCCGGCTCGACCGTTTCACCGACTACTACCGCCGGCCGATCGAGAAGGACCACGACGAGGAGCGGCTCGCGCAGCTACGTCGCCGGATCCGCCCGCTCATGCTGCGCCGCCGCAAGGCTGAGGTGGTCACCGAGCTGCCGGTCAAGCTTGAACAGGTCATCGAACTGGATCTGAACCCCAAGCATCGCCGGATGTACCAGACCTATCTGCAGCGGGAACGGCAGAAGGTCCTCGGCCTGCTCGGCGACATGCAGAAGAACCGCTTCGAAATCTTCCGCTCGCTGACTCTGCTGCGCCAGGCCAGCCTGGACCTGACCCTGGTCGACCCGAAACACCACGCCATCGCGTCGACGAAACTCGACGCGCTCTGCGACCGGGTCACCAACCTCGCCGCCGAGGGGCACCGGGTTCTCATCTTCAGCCAGTTCACCCGGTTCCTGGCCGCCGCCCGGCAACGCCTCGAGGAGGCCGGCGTCGCCTGCTGCTATCTCGACGGCAAGACGCGGCGGCGGGCGGAGGTCATCGCCGACTTCAAGAACGGGACGGCGCCAGCCTTCCTGGTCAGCCTCAAGTCGGGCGGCTTCGGTCTGAACCTGACCGAGGCCGACTACTGCATCCTACTGGACCCGTGGTGGAACCCGGCGACCGAAGCTCAAGCGGTCGACCGTGTTCACCGCATCGGCCAGACCCGCAAGGTCATGGTCTACCGCCTGGTCGCAAAGGACACCATCGAGGAGAAGGTCATGGCGCTTCAAGCCAGGAAGGCCGAGTTGTTCAGTAGCGTCCTCGACGGCGGAGAGTTCGCCACCGCCGAACTGACCGCCGCCGACATCCGCAGCCTGCTCGACTGA
- a CDS encoding metallophosphoesterase produces MSDDHVPPRQPDPETRPGERATRRPHSLDPRELGFTPRRPVPWLAPLLLISTGLRTLLAMLFGAYLDKRELQNAFGDDTFRQVGPDGGLWLDYVADLGDGFDATYSIAYLLAQPELTVDGHRLPRAQTLVMGGDQVYPSAGYEAYEDRCKGPYQAALPVAPPERPTLFAVPGNHDWYDGLTAFLRLFVRSRDRHFAGWGTGQSRSYFAIELPAGWWLLGLDDQSGSYLDDPQLTYFDEVARKLTPRSRVILAVPAPTWVKAAEHPNAYDSVDYFIRTLVAPTGAQVRLLVSGDLHHYARYAGPERQLITCGGGGAYLYPTHRLPEKLEVPPRDTLTRRASRTREYDLTARYPEKARSRRYGWGIFGRLPFRNPGFTTLLGTLHTLLMLAMAGVAAQRADSTAQRLFSVPLVAMLVVTLLGAALFAKPPSAGGKRHARHWILGVAHGLAHVALAAGGTWLWLHLPFYEWPWPLPAVAAVVLYGPVSGLVASQLVALYLLVAGGFGVNLNELFAAQGIEDSKAFLRFRFDPDGTLTIYPIALDRVAHAWQLNPDDSPTASWLTPKTPLAPRLAEPPVTLR; encoded by the coding sequence GTGAGCGACGACCACGTACCGCCGCGACAGCCCGACCCCGAGACGCGCCCCGGCGAGCGGGCCACCCGCCGGCCGCACAGCCTGGACCCGCGGGAGCTGGGGTTCACCCCGCGCCGGCCGGTCCCCTGGCTCGCGCCGCTGCTGCTGATCAGCACCGGCCTGCGAACGCTGCTGGCCATGCTGTTCGGGGCGTACCTGGACAAGCGGGAACTCCAGAACGCGTTCGGCGACGACACGTTCCGGCAGGTGGGGCCGGACGGCGGGCTCTGGTTGGACTACGTGGCCGACCTGGGCGACGGCTTCGACGCCACCTACTCGATCGCCTACCTGCTCGCCCAGCCCGAGCTGACCGTGGACGGGCACCGGCTGCCCCGGGCGCAGACGCTGGTGATGGGCGGCGACCAGGTCTACCCGTCGGCCGGCTACGAGGCGTACGAGGACCGGTGCAAGGGCCCGTACCAGGCGGCGCTCCCGGTCGCCCCGCCGGAGCGCCCGACGCTCTTCGCGGTGCCTGGCAACCACGACTGGTACGACGGCCTGACCGCGTTCCTGCGCCTGTTCGTGCGCTCCCGGGACCGTCACTTCGCCGGCTGGGGCACCGGCCAGTCCCGCTCGTACTTCGCCATCGAGCTGCCGGCCGGCTGGTGGCTGCTCGGCCTCGACGACCAGTCCGGGTCGTACCTGGACGATCCGCAGCTCACCTACTTCGACGAGGTGGCCCGGAAGCTCACCCCGCGGTCCCGGGTGATCCTGGCGGTGCCGGCGCCGACGTGGGTCAAGGCCGCGGAACACCCCAACGCGTACGACTCGGTCGACTACTTCATCCGTACCCTCGTGGCGCCCACCGGGGCGCAGGTCCGGCTGCTGGTCTCCGGCGACCTCCACCACTACGCCCGGTACGCGGGCCCGGAGCGGCAGCTCATCACGTGCGGCGGCGGTGGCGCCTACCTGTATCCCACGCACCGGCTGCCGGAGAAGCTGGAGGTGCCGCCGCGGGACACGTTGACCCGGCGCGCCAGCCGCACCCGCGAGTACGACCTGACCGCCCGCTATCCGGAGAAGGCGCGTTCCCGTCGGTACGGCTGGGGCATCTTCGGCCGGCTGCCGTTCCGCAACCCGGGTTTCACCACGCTGCTGGGCACCCTGCACACCCTGCTCATGCTGGCCATGGCCGGGGTGGCGGCGCAGCGGGCCGACTCCACCGCGCAGCGGCTGTTCAGCGTCCCGCTGGTGGCGATGCTGGTGGTGACGCTGCTGGGCGCGGCGTTGTTCGCCAAGCCGCCGAGCGCGGGCGGGAAGCGGCACGCCCGGCACTGGATCCTCGGGGTGGCGCACGGGCTGGCCCACGTGGCGCTCGCCGCCGGCGGCACCTGGCTCTGGCTGCACCTGCCGTTCTACGAGTGGCCGTGGCCGTTGCCGGCGGTCGCCGCGGTGGTGCTCTACGGCCCGGTCAGCGGGCTGGTCGCCAGCCAGTTGGTGGCGCTCTATCTGCTGGTGGCGGGCGGGTTCGGGGTGAACCTGAACGAACTCTTCGCCGCCCAGGGCATCGAGGACTCGAAGGCGTTCCTCCGGTTCCGCTTCGACCCGGACGGCACCCTCACCATCTATCCGATCGCCCTGGACCGGGTCGCCCACGCCTGGCAGCTCAACCCGGACGACTCCCCCACCGCCTCCTGGCTGACCCCGAAGACCCCCCTGGCCCCCCGCCTGGCCGAACCCCCCGTCACCCTCCGCTGA
- the ricT gene encoding regulatory iron-sulfur-containing complex subunit RicT yields the protein MGMLCAVSFNRYGRLYYLDPGELRPQVGDRVLVPTDEGPEVAECVWAAQWVSEDTDGFPKLAGPAGDEDLRRDEVLRRRKADAKVAAKRLIREHALPMKVVAVDHVLATPESGSDRTTIYFTAPHRVDFRSLVRDLGATLHCRVELRQLSARDSARVQGGIGSCGRDLCCATFLTDFEPVTIRMAKDQDLPLNPLRISGACGRLMCCLKYEHPLYQRFQESAPAVGTRVDTPQGEGKVVGHSVPRDAVTVRLDADGSRCQCSRASVCAPRQSHDQHYNPS from the coding sequence ATGGGCATGCTCTGTGCGGTCAGTTTCAACCGGTACGGGCGCCTCTACTACCTCGACCCGGGTGAGTTGCGCCCGCAGGTGGGCGACCGGGTGCTGGTGCCCACCGACGAGGGCCCCGAGGTGGCCGAGTGCGTCTGGGCCGCGCAGTGGGTCAGCGAGGACACCGACGGTTTCCCGAAGCTGGCCGGCCCGGCCGGCGACGAGGACCTGCGCCGCGACGAGGTGCTGCGCCGGCGCAAGGCCGACGCCAAGGTGGCCGCCAAGCGGCTGATCCGCGAGCACGCCCTGCCGATGAAGGTGGTCGCCGTCGACCACGTCCTCGCCACGCCGGAGAGCGGCAGCGACCGCACCACGATCTACTTCACCGCGCCGCACCGGGTGGACTTCCGATCCCTCGTCCGTGACCTGGGCGCGACCCTGCACTGCCGGGTCGAGCTGCGGCAGCTCTCCGCCCGTGACTCGGCGCGGGTGCAGGGCGGCATCGGCTCCTGCGGGCGCGACCTGTGCTGCGCCACGTTCCTCACCGACTTCGAGCCGGTGACGATCCGGATGGCGAAGGACCAGGACCTGCCGCTCAATCCGCTGCGCATCTCCGGCGCGTGCGGGCGCCTGATGTGCTGCCTCAAATACGAGCACCCGCTCTACCAGCGGTTCCAGGAGTCCGCCCCGGCGGTCGGCACCCGTGTCGACACGCCTCAGGGCGAGGGCAAGGTGGTCGGCCACAGCGTCCCGCGCGACGCCGTCACGGTCCGTCTCGACGCCGACGGCTCCCGCTGCCAGTGCAGCCGTGCCTCCGTCTGCGCCCCCCGCCAGTCCCACGACCAGCACTACAACCCCTCCTGA
- a CDS encoding YbaB/EbfC family nucleoid-associated protein → MARGEIDEAWIEEAVRRYRRIEALQAEFDQAVATVEVTVRSPDGLVEVVVTAGGRITDVRFLGPLHQRHQRDVAGSVQAAVTAAADAAQWAREKLHNETFAAYRPLAGA, encoded by the coding sequence ATGGCGCGGGGGGAGATCGACGAGGCCTGGATCGAGGAGGCGGTGCGGCGCTACCGCCGCATCGAAGCCCTACAGGCCGAGTTCGACCAGGCGGTCGCCACCGTGGAGGTCACCGTCCGGTCACCCGACGGCCTGGTCGAGGTGGTGGTCACCGCCGGCGGGCGGATCACCGACGTCCGCTTCCTCGGGCCGCTGCACCAGCGCCACCAGCGCGACGTGGCCGGCTCGGTGCAGGCCGCGGTGACCGCCGCCGCCGACGCGGCGCAGTGGGCCCGGGAGAAGCTGCACAACGAGACGTTCGCGGCCTATCGGCCGCTGGCGGGAGCCTGA